CTGCCTCggatccatccatccctcaTCCACCTTGTACTGTAAGcgcaagcacaagcacaaaccTGCGGCCTTCTTTGCGGTGCGGAGCGGTACGTGCGGCTCGTCAGCGAGATTCCGCCCTCTCCAACTAAACTGCAGCTGGGGCCTCTGCTTTACTCTGCCCTGCCACCCTCACCGAGCTTGTTACCTGTTACCGGACGAACGCGGATGAAATAGTCCTTGTCCGGGCTATACAAAATAGTATTACTATTAGTATATTCCTGTCTTGTGCCCCGCGCCTGTTTTCTGAACCCCGACGTCACGAccaatctctccaatcttGCCTTGTTTTCTCCGCTGGATTATTCTTTCACCACCATACATACTCCGGAGGCTCGACTAATCACCCACCCACGCACACGACGCCCGATTGCACCGCATAGCACAGCACCTCACAGCACAGCTCATAGCACAGCTCACAGCACAGCATGAGTCGCCTGTCTCGGGCTGAGGGCCGGTCCCCCTTGCCGTCGCTGCAGAGCGAAATCTCGATTCTCAATGCCGAAAAGTATGGCGAGGAGCCCAGACAAGTCAATGGCAAGCGCTCGCCAGAGTCGGATcatgacgaggacgatgccgTGCAGAAGAAGCGCTCCAGAGGCCGTCCGCGGCTCGACACCAAGGACGAGACAGCCGCCGATGTGAGTAACGAAGCTTGGCAGACATTTCCACAACCATCATGATTCATCATCACTACCGCCCTCACAAGCACGAGCACCAGCGCTATCACTATCACTATCAATGGcattgtctctttcttcttcttcacgtCCTCTGTTgctcccttctctctcggCATGCGTACTTTCAGGCACATGGAATGGTGCAATGTAGTCTAACCTCTTCACCTCACTGCAGCGTCGTCGAACCCAGATTCGCCTTGCTCAGCGAGCATACAGACACCGCAAAGACACCGCCATCACCACCCTCGAGCAAAAAGTCAAGGATCTCGAAGCCTCAAATGAGGCCATGAGCAAGGAGTTTACCAAATTTTACGACATTATCCTAGCCGAGGGCATCTTTGACATTGCCCCTCATGCCGCCCCTCGCCTCAGACTCATCGCCGACAGGCTCCTCcgcatctccagcatggTGGGAACCAGCAGCATCACTTCACCTGACAGCGATGAATCCATTGTGGCCAAACCTGGAGCCGGCCGCAAGGGAGCCAACGACATCGCCATGAGCCTCGGCTCCCAGAGCAGCATTCTCGAACCGGAGATCACGGCTTCTACCTTTTCTACCtcccagcaccagcatccgGCTGCTTTCAACTACGAAGTCATCGCCTCGGCCACGCCAAACAACGCCAGCTTCccattcttctctctcgatGCAACCTCCTCACAGCCCCAGAGCGGCAGCTATCTGGGCAACTCCATCGCCAGCCCTTCGCCTTACCCCCGACTCTCACCACCGGCGCCATTCGGCTTTAGCGAGCGCTCTTTTAGCAAGAGATTGCAGCGGACAACCCTGGAGCGCGGTCTCAGACTAGCCACAATGAAAAACCCGCCCCCTGAGCAGTATGCAACTGTTTTCGGCTTCTGCTTACTGTTTGAATCCCGAGAATCGATTATCCGGAGATTGGCCGCAGGGCTGAAAAAGGCTCAGAGCGAGGTTATGGACTGGAAGCTGTCGACATCTGATCAATTTGGATTCTTGGACAGTGCCTTTTCCTCGGGTGGCTCGGATGACTTGGGCCATGCGCTACTTTCTTTGGGCAAATCTAACAGTGCCTTTTCTGGCCTGACGTCGGCATTTAACCAACAGTCTTCAACTGGTTCTGATGAGCGAACAGAACAGCGGATACGGATGATTTGCCAAAACTTTGAGGGCGAGTTTTTCACAGCTGATGAAGTAGAGTTGTTCCTGCGCAGGCTCGGCTTGAGTATTCCTCCCAACGTCGACTATCTCGAAACAGAACTGGACCTCAACGACCTCCAAGCTGCCGACGATGCCAGCACAAAGAGCCACTTTGCCAGCATCGGACTATCTCCCGGCAGCTCAGGCCTGGGCAATGGGGGCGGCATCCACAGCAACATGTGGCAGATGAACGGCTCCTCGATTGGCGATTTCGCAAGTTCTCTACGAGGGGACTCATCAGAAGGTCAGAACAGTAAAATGACAGAGTTTGGAGACGAATCTGACCCGAATGGAGGATTAGTCGCGTTTATGAACAGTCACGATTTCGGCCAGATGTGGTCGACGGGATCTAGCTGGCCAAAGACTAAGGTTTCCGTCGACGTTCGCAGGCTGATAGAAGGTATGTTGATCGTTGCACCTaatttcttcatctcttgatTTCAGATTACTGACATGTATTAGAACTGGTCGGTCGGTCAGTCTGCCTTGGCAGGGTACCGGGTGTGCGGCCCAAGGACGTGATCAAATCCGTCAAGATTGCGGCGGGCCTCTCAACCTCTAGCGCACCGTGATCAACTCGAAACACCACATCTTGCCTTACGACGTGCGAAAACCATCATACTATCGGACCGGAAAAGAACATTTTAGAGAAAGAGGCTTTGTTACTGATTTTCACGGTAAATCAGGAGGGCGGGAAAACGCATCTAGGGCACTGATTCAGGCCCATTGATTGATACTTGGAGCAACGGGAGTTACAAAGGATATATACCACGGAAGTCCAGGGCTAACGGACTCCTTGTCTGCACCGGCGGAAAGCGTGTTGATATTTTTATTATCTTAATGGGGGAATCTACATGGCGGCATTCGTTTCATTTGACATGGGGATAAACCATCTTTCTGATCACTTGGTTCACGAAACACGAATATATAATGTTTGACATGGACATGAGCGTCctgttttccttcttttttctctgatGAGATATCTGTCTGATGTGCAATGATACAAGAACGGGCTCATGGGCCTGGCTGGTGCTGGACATGATTAAGATGAGCATCTGTTAAGATAAGCAATTGTTAAAATAAGAGGCCATATTCCACGGAAATTGGTCAAAACGGAAATTGGTCAGATTAATCAGACGATGAAAAACATGTCTTGATTTGGCGgggggggaagaaaaggattccgaagccgaagccggcTATCGCGGTGGGTTGAGTAAGGATGCCCGATTAGGCAGGTGATCCGCCCAGACGGTAGGATAATGTGGAGGCGGCATTTCAACTCCGCTTGTTCAACCTCTTATCAAGATGGTGTAGATGAGCGTCTTTTGCTTCAATTGTTGCATTAGATTTCATCTTAGATGTCAATTTTCTCCAGTGACATTTTCATCGTGTCTTTTCTTTACTCCGAGGCTACTCCTAAGATAATCTTCATTTGGATTCTCTCCGCTCTTGCATCCCCTACGCAAGTCTTATGTCgctttctttctctcatcatggagtacaaacaacaacactcCGTCTCAGACTCCCAAGTCAAGATCCAGCCTCGCCTCATCATCCACGGCGGTGCGGGAAACATTCTTCGCAGCAACTTTCCCGCCGACAAATATGCCGCCTACCgatcctctcttctctcaatCGTAAGTTTTCCCAATACCTCTCCAAATCAACCCCATACATTCTTTCATCCTCCAGCTTGAAAGCTAATATGATGAGATATAAAAGGTCTCCAAAACGCGAGATTACATGAACTCACCCACACACAGCGAAAAGAACGCAAGCAATCATCACCCCTCTGCACTAGAAATTGCCACCCATGCCGTCGCCCAACTAGAAGACAACCCGCTCTTCAACAGCGGTCACGGCGCAGTCTTCACGCGCGACGGCATCAACGAGCTAGAAGCCTCCGTAATGGTCTCGCGGGGCTTCAAGAAGCGCGGCGTAGGCGTCATGGGGCTGCGGAGAGTGCGCAATCCGATTCTTTTGGCGAGGAAGATGCTTGAGCATGGGGAGCGGGATCTTGCGCCTGCGGGATCtgtgccttcttcttctctgctgctggatgttgatgttgatgggaATGGGGGATTGAATGTGCCGTCTGCGCAGGGACATACAcagcttcatggccagaCAGCAGAGCAATTAGCACAAATGTACGGCCTGGAAATGGTCGACCCGAAATACTTTTTCACGCAGCAGCGTTGGGACGAACATGTCCGTGCGTTGGAGCGCGAACAAAAGGGTTTGAGCTCCGGGACCTGGCATGCGGAGGAGTATCTCCCACAAGGAACCTGCGGAGCAGTTGCTCTGGATGCAGACGGCGTGATTTGCGCTGCCACGAGCACAGGCGGTATGACGAATAAGCTGACTGGCCGAATTGGCGACACGCCCGTCGTCGGGGCTGGATTCTGGGCTGAGGAatgggatgaagagggatTGGAGGGGCTTGTTGAGGGGGCGAGGCCTGGGGTGAGTTTTGTTGGGCCGTTGAAGGGGTTGCTTGCGGATTGTTTCCCTACGCCGTGGATGTATTCGCCTGCTGGTCAGTTTGTgccctcatcttcgacaCGATCCATGGGGTTTTCGGGGACGGGGAACGGAGATTCGTTTCTGCGTGTCAATGCTGTGCGTACAGTCGCTGCTATTGCGCGATACAAGCCTCTCGCTGGAAACAAGGCATTGGCGAGAGTTGCTGGTCCGGGGGGCGAGTTGCAGAAGAGTGCTGGAGATCGATGGGGCCGGACGGGAGAGGGCGAAGGCGGGATAATTGGTATCGAGTGCGTCTTGGAgcgggatgaagatggtggtgttgttggtgttAAGTCGGAAGTGCTGATGGAGTATAATTGCGGTGGCATGTATAGGGCTtggattgatgatgatggggaggCGGTGATGAGTATCTGGTCGAATGGCTCTGCAGACGAGCTGTGAGTTTTGAAGATCAACATGTGCCCAGTAATATATATAGAGATTTAGATGAGATGCAATCAAGTGCAGTTATTCAAGGGGCCTCATAACCCCGAATTCATTTCATATTTGGATTACAGCATCCACCGGCCTTATTTCCAAAAGGCACAGCTATACACAGAGCAGCGTGTCCTCCACCACGccggctcttctttttatatattcGTACATTGTGAAAAAGACTCACAAACACCAGTTTCCCAGCACCACGCGTagatgtttttctttttcttcgaTTTCTCGTCTTTTTCGCGGACCCAGAGTTTCCCTCCTTTCCCTATATCTATAATTCACGGAAAACGCCAGTGCGATGCGGTTTGCAGATTATCCATAGATATTGGTAGATGTTTGGAGATTGATTCtcccctcccttttttctccctttccctcttCGTTCGTGTTCGAGTAGAATTTTCTATCCTTGTAGAACTTCTGGCGCCGCAGAGTCAACATGGAGAgaaaagtaataataattgtGCGTTGAAAGTTCGAAAAAAGCCAAGACCAGTAAAGTGGAATAAAAGACAAGACTCAAGTAAAAAAAGGCAGAGTTGAGAGAGGCATAATATCGATTCGGGtttttcgtttcgtttcggTCATCCTTTTTCTGCTATCCACCTCACAACGCCTGGACCTCAGAGTTGGGCGGCGGCTGGGGCATCTCCAGCTTGGTTGATCCAGACATCATCTTTCCAAAGGCAATACCGACACCCTCGATGACGGCCAGCAGGACGGCACAGCCAATGGCGTTGTTTCGGGCAGCCTTGACACCACCACGGAAGGCAAGGGAGCCGCCGGTGAAGAAGCCCGCACTGCACAAGGGTTTTGTTAGCAACTCCAGTTTCACCCATAGGCTCGCCGGTGTCAACGGATGCAATGCTCACATGATGGCGTTGTAAGGATCCTCCTTCTTGCGGATGCCCTTGACGGCGCAGTCAAAGGTCGAGAAGAGACCGCCCCAGACGCCAAAGTTGCCGCCCAGGACGGGAGCTCGCATCTTGACGGCGGTGATGGCACCGATGCGGCGCTCGCCGTAGGGAGAGTTTCGGAAGCCCTTGATGCCGTGCCAGATGGTTCCGCCAATGGCCTGTAGATCAAAACAATCAAAAACCAGTCAGCCCGCCATGATACCCAAAATCTTGCGTCGATGACAACCTGTGGTGCCAATgtggggggagggaggggagagagagagaggctttATCAACGTACGCCCATGGCAAAGGCACCGCCAAAGTCATTGAGAATGACAAAGGGACAAGGGTCGCGTCCGTGATCCATGGCTGTGGGAGAGAATCGAGTCGAAGGAGGGGGTTGGGAGAATCGGGGTCGATGATGTCGTTGCTTTTGGTGgtgaggaaaaaaaagtcggTTTGCACTGGCTGAGCCGGGATTTGGTTTTTTGGAAATCTAGAAATTTCGGGCCGCGGCGCCTGTTCCGTTTTCGCAAAGGCCAATGAATGGAGTGGCGGAATTTTGCGTTCCGTTTTGGTAACGGGGGTCACATGATCCGTTTGATACGGAGGAGGTATGCGTTTGGAACGGAGCTAAATCTCAGTACAAGTGACTTGATACCAAACAAGTTGCACTTCAGACACTTTTTCATGCATGCTGCAGAGGTGATTGAAGCAATCTAACCCATTGTCATGGCTATTCTCATGGTAACAGCTGCATAGGCAAGCTTGAAATTTGGAATCAACGCCATACAATGTAAGTACTGTGATGTTGCCTACTTGGGTAGGTCCATGTATACAAGTATCCTTTAGACCTTTCAAACTTTCACCCTCCATGATTTGCCACTATTATTGCCAACTTGGGGATCTCCCGTCTCACGGGTAGTACTAATGTACAAACTCCCTCCTCGTCAAACAAATGCAGCCCTATGCAGCTAAACCAGATCATTCAAATTGCCATCGAGACGCATCGTACAAATTCCTGCATGTGTCGCATCCATCCCCCCAAACTACCTAGCTGCAGAGcaccctccatctccaaagaaCTAACGGCTTCGGCTCTCCGCGCGGGCTTCGGCTTCAAAACTCCACACACTTATGGACTACTCACATCCCACATAGATAACACATCAAGATCCGAGCAAAGAAACAGTCCACGCAATTCAACGTGGCCATTTCGCGCTCATTAACCATCTTTGGCTCGCCGTTGGTTCGACTGCAAAGGGATTGCGAGTGGTTCTGGAGCCCATTTCCATCAATCATATGCTCCGTTGTACCGGATTTGGCATTTCGGTCCCAACGTGGGCCAACATGCGTGACGCCGGACATGCGCGGCGCCCCGGCAGTCTTTCCCGAATAGGGCTCGCCggagaagacaaag
Above is a genomic segment from Trichoderma breve strain T069 chromosome 6, whole genome shotgun sequence containing:
- a CDS encoding bZIP transcription factor domain-containing protein — encoded protein: MSRLSRAEGRSPLPSLQSEISILNAEKYGEEPRQVNGKRSPESDHDEDDAVQKKRSRGRPRLDTKDETAADRRRTQIRLAQRAYRHRKDTAITTLEQKVKDLEASNEAMSKEFTKFYDIILAEGIFDIAPHAAPRLRLIADRLLRISSMVGTSSITSPDSDESIVAKPGAGRKGANDIAMSLGSQSSILEPEITASTFSTSQHQHPAAFNYEVIASATPNNASFPFFSLDATSSQPQSGSYLGNSIASPSPYPRLSPPAPFGFSERSFSKRLQRTTLERGLRLATMKNPPPEQYATVFGFCLLFESRESIIRRLAAGLKKAQSEVMDWKLSTSDQFGFLDSAFSSGGSDDLGHALLSLGKSNSAFSGLTSAFNQQSSTGSDERTEQRIRMICQNFEGEFFTADEVELFLRRLGLSIPPNVDYLETELDLNDLQAADDASTKSHFASIGLSPGSSGLGNGGGIHSNMWQMNGSSIGDFASSLRGDSSEGQNSKMTEFGDESDPNGGLVAFMNSHDFGQMWSTGSSWPKTKVSVDVRRLIEELVGRSVCLGRVPGVRPKDVIKSVKIAAGLSTSSAP
- a CDS encoding asparaginase domain-containing protein yields the protein MEYKQQHSVSDSQVKIQPRLIIHGGAGNILRSNFPADKYAAYRSSLLSIVSKTRDYMNSPTHSEKNASNHHPSALEIATHAVAQLEDNPLFNSGHGAVFTRDGINELEASVMVSRGFKKRGVGVMGLRRVRNPILLARKMLEHGERDLAPAGSGHTQLHGQTAEQLAQMYGLEMVDPKYFFTQQRWDEHVRALEREQKGLSSGTWHAEEYLPQGTCGAVALDADGVICAATSTGGMTNKLTGRIGDTPVVGAGFWAEEWDEEGLEGLVEGARPGVSFVGPLKGLLADCFPTPWMYSPAGQFVPSSSTRSMGFSGTGNGDSFLRVNAVRTVAAIARYKPLAGNKALARVAGPGGELQKSAGDRWGRTGEGEGGIIGIECVLERDEDGGVVGVKSEVLMEYNCGGMYRAWIDDDGEAVMSIWSNGSADEL
- a CDS encoding tim17/Tim22/Tim23/Pmp24 family domain-containing protein; this encodes MDHGRDPCPFVILNDFGGAFAMGAIGGTIWHGIKGFRNSPYGERRIGAITAVKMRAPVLGGNFGVWGGLFSTFDCAVKGIRKKEDPYNAIIAGFFTGGSLAFRGGVKAARNNAIGCAVLLAVIEGVGIAFGKMMSGSTKLEMPQPPPNSEVQAL